GGGATATAATCAAATGAGCAGCGAATTATTAGATGCTCTTACGATACTAGAAAGAGAAAAGGGCATTTCTAGAGATGTTTTAATTGATGCGATTGAAGCTGCACTTGTATCGGCTTATCGACGTAATTTCAACCAAGCCCAAAATGTTCGGATTGATTTGAATTTGCAATCTGGCTCAATGAGAGTATTTGCAAGGAAAGAAGTAGTGGATGAGGTTTTTGACCCTCGACTTGAAATATCGTTAGCAGATGCAAGAAACATAAATCCAAACTATGTTGTTGAAGATGTAGTTGAAATGGAAGTAACACCTAAGGACTTCGGCAGAATTGCTGCCCAAACAGCTAAGCAAGTGGTTACACAAAGGGTTAGGGAAGCTGAAAGAGGAATTATTTATTCTGAGTTCATCGATCGTGAAGAAGATATCATGACAGGAATTGTTCAAAGGCTTGACTCGAAGTTTATTTATGTCAGCCTTGGAAAAATTGAAGCGCTGCTGCCTGTAAATGAACAAATGCCAAATGAGCGTTATAAACCTCATGACCGTATAAAGGTTTTTATTACTAAAGTAGAGAAAACAACAAAGGGTCCTCAGATTTTCGTTTCACGAACACATCCTGGCTTGCTCAAGCGATTGTTCGAAATTGAAGTTCCAGAAATATATGATGGAACAGTTGAGATTAAATCTGTTGCTCGTGAAGCAGGAGACCGTTCGAAAATTTCTGTTCATTCGGATAACAATGAAGTTGACCCAGTTGGATCATGTGTAGGTCCAAAAGGTACAAGGGTTCAAGCCGTTGTGAATGAATTAAAAGGTGAAAAAATTGATATTGTTAAATGGTCTGACAATCCCGTCATCTTTGTTGCAAATTCTTTAAGCCCATCTAAAGTTTTAGATGTTATGGTAAATGAAGCTGAAAAAGCGACAACTGTTGTTGTACCAGACTATCAGCTTTCACTAGCAATTGGGAAGCGTGGACAAAATGCCCGCCTTGCAGCGAAGTTAACAGGTTGGAAAATAGATATCAAATCTGAAACAGAAGCACGTGAACTAGGAATCTATCCACGTGAAGAAATGATTCGACTTTTTGATGATCAAGTAGATGTTGACTTTAACGAAGAAGAAGAAAAGGAATAATAAATGAGGTGAATGGATTGTGAACAATCGTAAAAAAGTTCCTATGCGGAAGTGTGTCGCAACCGGTGAAATGAAGCCGAAAAAAGAACTCGTTCGCATCGTTCGCTCAAAAGAAGGGGAAGTTTCTATCGACTTAACTGGGAAAAAGTCGGGTAGAGGTGCCTACCTTTCTAAGGACAAAGAAGCAGTCCTACTAGCCAAGAAGAAAAATACCTTATCTAATCATTTACAGGTTACTATAGATGAATCATTATATGATGAACTATTGGATTTGATAGAAAAGGAAAACAGGCAGTCTATATGAATACAAATCAATGGATGTCGTTACTTGGCTTAGCCAATCGAGCACGGAAAATCATTTCGGGTGAGGAGCTTTCTGTTAAGGAGATTCGAAGCGGAAAAGCAAAGCTCGTTTTATTATCGGCAGATGCATCTGCAAATACGACAAAAAAAATTACAGATAAATGTAAGTCATACGAAGTTCCCTATAAACTAGTGGAAGATCGCCACCTTCTAGGCCAAGCGATTGGCAAAGAAGCCCGCGTAGTTGTAGCTGTACTGGATAATGGATTTGCAAAAAAACTGATGACGTTGCTCGATTAATTCTAGCGGGGGTGAAAATATGAGTAAAATACGTGTTTATGAGTACGCAAAGAAACACAATATTTCAAGTAAAGATGTAATCACTAAACTGAAAGAAATGAACATAGAAGTTTCAAATCATATGGCAACAATTGAGGATGCTGCAGTTGTAAAGTTAGATGCAACCTATAATAAAAACCAAAGCAATCCTGGGCAAAAGCAAGCTAGACCACAACAGCCAAATCGCCAGAATCAGAATCCACAGCAGCAGGGAGTTAAACCACAAGTGCAAAGTAAAACAAGTCCAAAAGCTTTTGAGGATGACGACGCAAAAACTACTACACCAAGCAAGGTGAAAGTGGCCTCTCCACCAAAAACGGCTGACACTAAAAAGCAAAATCAACAATTCCAATCTAAGGAAAATAAGGTTTTCAGCGCTGGAAAAGGGAATAAAAAACCTTTTAATAATAATAATCAAAATCGCAATAATAATAACAACCGGAAAAAGAACCATACACCGGTTCAACAAGCACAGCCACAAGTAAGGAAAGTGAAAGATCTTCCAGCTAAGATAACATTTAGTGATTCTTTGACTGTTGGAGAATTTGCTAAGAAAATCTACCGTGAACCTTCTGAAATTATCAAGAAGCTATTTTTACTGGGAGTTATGGCGACAATTAATCAGGTATTAGATAAAGATGCAATTGAATTAATCGCGAGCGAATATGGGGTTGAGGTTGAAGAGGAAATTAAAATCGATACAACCGACCTTGAAGTTTATTTTACAGAAGATGAATCCGAAAACCTTGTAGAAAGACCATCTGTAGTTACCATTATGGGTCACGTTGACCATGGTAAAACCACTTTGCTTGATTCCATTCGTCATACAAAGGTAACAGAAGGTGAAGCGGGGGGAATTACTCAGCATATTGGTGCTTACCAGGTTGTTGAAAACGGTAAAAAGATAACATTCCTTGATACACCGGGACATGCTGCCTTTACGACGATGCGTGCACGTGGTGCGAAAATCACGGATATCACTATCCTAGTAGTAGCTGCTGATGATGGTGTAATGCCGCAAACAGTTGAAGCAATTAATCATGCAAAGGCTGCAGAGGTTCCAATTATCGTGGCGGTTAATAAAATGGATAAAGAAGCTGCTAACGCCGATCGTGTTATGCAAGAACTTACCGAGCACGGATTAGTTTCTGAAGCTTGGGGCGGCGATACAATCTTTGTTCCACTATCCGCGAAAACAGGAGAAGGAATCGATAATCTGTTGGAAATGATTCTACTTGTTAGTGAAGTGGAAGAATGGAAAGCAAACCCTAATCGTAAAGCAGTTGGAACAGTAATTGAAGCACAACTAGATAAAGGCCGTGGATCAGTGGCTACCTTGCTCGTTCAGAATGGTACACTGAAAATAGGTGACCCTATTGTTGTAGGGAACACGTATGGTCGTGTTCGTGCAATGGTAAATGACCTTGGACGCCGTGTGAAAGAAGCTGGACCGTCTACACCTGTTGAAATTACAGGCTTAAGTGATGTTCCACAAGCTGGTGATCGTTTCGTTGTATTTGACGATGAGAAAACAGCTCGTCAAGTCGGTGAAGCACGTGCACAGCTAGCATTGGCAGCGCAGCGTGGTGAGAAATCAATCGTCAGCCTAGATAATTTATTTGAACAGTTAAAGCAGGGTGAGATGAAGGATTTAAATATCATCTTAAAAGCAGACGTTCAAGGTTCGGCTGAAGCCGTGGCCGCTTCACTGCAAAAAATTGACGTTGAAGGTGTTAATATCAAAATTATTCATAGTGGTGCTGGTGCCATTAATGAGTCGGATATTACTCTTGCCTCTGCTTCAAATGCGATTGTGATTGGCTTTAATGTTCGTCCTGATGTAAATGCGAAACGCGCAGCTGAGCAAGAAAAGGTCGACGTTCGACTTCACAGTATTATTTACAAGGTTATTGAAGAAATTGAAGCTGCTATGAAAGGTATGCTTGATCCTGAATTTAAAGAAAAAGTAATTGGTCAAGCGGAAATTCGTCAAACCTTTAAAGTTTCAAAGGTTGGAACCATTGCTGGTTCTTATGTAACAGACGGAAAAATTACCCGTGATAGCGGAATTCGTTTAATTCGTAATGGGGTTGTTATCTTTGAAGGAAATATTGATGCATTAAAACGATTTAAAGATGATGCCAAAGAGGTTGCACAAGGTTACGAATGTGGTATTACCATTAAAAACTTCAATGATGTAAAAGAAGGAGATATTATTGAAGCTTACGTAATGGAAGAAATTGAGCGTAAATGATTGTAGGTTTAGCACTTTGTGAATGTATTATCTATGATGCACATTCATTGAAAGATAAACGTGCTGTTTTGCAGCGTATTCTTACCAGGTTGAAACAAAAATTTAATGTATCGGTTTCAGAAGTTGGCTATCAGGACGTATGGCAAAGGACGAAAATAGCCATCGTTGCGGTAACATCTAACAGGGTAATGACTGAACTGGAACTGCAAAATGCACTTAAATTAATTGATTCCTTTCCTGAAATAGAAAGAACGATCACCGATATAGAATGGCTTTAAGTTAAGAGGTGAAGTGATGAGCCACAGAGCAAATCGTGTTGGAGAACAAATGAAGAAAGAACTAAGTGACATCATAGGTCGAAAAATTAAGGATCCCCGGATCGGATTTGTGACAGTTACGGATGTTCAAGTAACAGGAGATCTACAACAAGCAAAAGTATATATTTCTGTTTTGGGCGATGAAGAACAAAAGGAAAACACACTTAAAGGTCTTGCAAAGGCGAAAGGATTTATCCGAACTGAAATTGGACATCGTATTCGCTTACGCAAAACTCCTGAAATCCTTTTTGAATGGGATGAGTCAATGGATTACGGAAATCGAATTAACTCTCTTATTCACCAATTGCACCATGAAGAAAGAAGCATAGAAAAAAATGAAGAAGAATAAATGGATAGACAAATGTCTATCCTTTTTTTTCGATACAAAATAGAATTGGAGTGACCAAGGGTGGAAGGAATCTTACCTTTATATAAACCGGCTGGGCTAACGTCGCATGATTGTATATTTAGATTAAGGAAAATATTAAAAACAAAAAAAGTGGGTCATACGGGAACGCTTGACCCAGATGTGACTGGAGTGCTTCCTATCTGTATAGGGAAGGCAACAAAAGTAGCTGAATACATAACTGACGCCGGAAAGAGCTATGAAGGCGAAGTAACCCTTGGGTATTCCACTACAACCGAAGATGCTTCCGGAGAAAAGGTTGAGGAGAAAAAGGTTGTTGATACCTTTAGCAGGAAGGAAATACTTAAAGTCCTTGAATCCTTTACAGGTGAAATCGAGCAAACTCCCCCGATGTATTCTGCAGTTAAAGTAAATGGAACTCGTTTATACGAATATGCCCGCAAAGGAATTGAAGTGGAACGTCCAACGAGAAAAGTTACCATTTATAGGTTAGAGTTGCTTGATGAAAGAGAAGAGTTTTCAGGAGAAACCATTTCTTTTCGATTTAGAGTAAGCTGCAGTAAGGGAACCTATATTAGGACATTAGCCGTAATGATTGGGGAAAGCCTCGGATACCCGGCACATATGTCAAATTTAATTAGAGTCCAATCCGCTGCATTTACAATTGATGATTGCCTGACGTTTGAACAAATAGAAAAGTTAATGGAAACAGGTACTATTTCAACATGTTTAAGACCCTTAGAAATGGCACTTTCTCATTTGCCGAAATACATAATAAATGATAAAGTAGCAGAGAAAGTGAAAAATGGCGCACTTTTACCAATACCAGATTATTTAATAAATAGTAACGGACCTATTATCGCTCAAACGGAAGAGGGAAATGCTCTTGCCATTTATTCGGTACATCCGAACAAGCCAGGGCTCTTAAAACCAGTTAAAGTCTTGCGTAATGATCAAGGTTAAAAAGGTTACTGTTAAGAAAAGGTGAGTTTCAATTGGAAGTAATAAAGCTAAAATTCCCATTAAATATAGATAAAACTGAAATACCTCCATTAGCCATGGCACTTGGTTATTTTGACGGTGTTCATCTTGGTCATCAAAAGGTAATTCTTGAGGCCAAAAAACAAGCACATCAAAAAGGACTCCACACTGCAGTCATGACCTTTGACCCTCACCCATCGGTAGTCTTAAGGAAAAATGATAAGCATGTTCAATACATAACGCCCTTAGCAGAGAAAATAAAAATTATTGAGGAATTAGGCATTGATTATCTTTTCATTGTCCATTTTACAACAGAATTTGCAAACCTTCTGCCACAAGAATTTATCGATCAGTTCGTGATTGACTTAAATGTAAAACATGTGGTTGCAGGATTTGACTTCTCATACGGTCGGATGGGAAAAGGAACTATGGAGGTCTTGCCTTTCCATTCTAGAGAAAAGTTTACTTTCACCATTGTTGAAAAATTAACCAGTGGGAATGAAAAAGTAAGTTCAACGCGAATTCGTCAATATATAAAAGATGGAAGAACCGCGGAGCTGCCAGAATTACTCGGAAGATTTTATATGACAGAAGGTATTGTTGTTCATGGAGATAAAAGAGGAAGAACGATAGGGTTTCCAACTGCAAATGTTGAAACTAACGATGAATATATTTTACCTCCGCTTGGTGTTTATGCTGTAAAAATCAGGATAGGTGAAGACTGGTACGAAGGTGTATGCAATGTAGGCTACAAACCAACCTTTAATAAGGAAGCTTTAAGGGTGTCAGTTGAAGTGCACGTGTTTGACTTTAACAAGGATATTTATGGTCAGGTAGTAGTCGTTGAATGGCATCAATACCTGCGTAAAGAACAAAAATTCTCCGGAATCGAAGAACTAGTATCCCAAATTGAAAAAGACAAACAGAATGCTATTGATTATTTTAATAAAAGACAGTGTTAAAGCGGAGTGTTAATTTTGGCACTCTGTTGATTTGCGCGGAAGGCACGAGACTCCTCGATCCTGCGGGAGGGACGGGGCAGGGGAGACCCCGCTCATCTCTTAGCGTCGAGGAGGCTCTCCGAACCGCCCGCGGAAAGCGAAGTGCCTTTCGTTACTATCAACAGACCCTATTTAACGCGTCTAATAAAATCGACAAACACTTACCGAATAATTGCGAATAATAGTCTTTTCTTAGGTAATAACTTGCTTTTTGACCAGAAACGTTGTATTCTTATTAACGTATTAAAAATAACCTTTGCTTGGCAAGTCGAGTCACCGACGCTTGCTCAGTAACAGGGGATATGAAATTTAGGAGGTGAATAGGATGGCAATCACACAAGAACGTAAAAATGAACTTATCGCTGAGTACAAAACTCATGATAACGATACTGGATCTGCAGAGGTTCAAATCGCTGTCCTTACTGAATCAATCAACAATTTGAATGAGCACTTACGTACTCACAAAAAGGACCACCACTCACGTCGCGGTCTGTTGAAAATGGTTGGTAAGCGTCGTAATCTATTAACGTACCTACGTAATAAAGATGTTCAACGTTACCGTGTATTAATCACTAAGCTTGGACTTCGTCGATAATCAAAAGAAGCGGGATTTTTCCCGCTTTTTTGTTAGGTTAAAAAAAGAAATCATACGAGCACCACAAAATCTTATATACATATTTTAAGACGCGAAAATTTGTGCATACTAATAGTATATTTGTATTGATAACATAAGCGTAAAACGCTTTTTTTATATTAGATGATTAGAGCGATATTAATTCGCATTATCCTCTAAAGTGATTTGGATAGAGAGGGGTAAGAATATGGAACATACGAAACATGAGTATTCCATGGATTGGGCTGGACGCAAATTAACTGTTGAAATTGGACAACTAGCCAAACAAGCAAATGGAGCTGTAATGGTCCGTTATGGAGATACGGCAGTTTTAAGTACAGCTACAGCTTCAAAAGAACCAAAAAACTTAGACTTTTTTCCATTAACATGTAACTATGAGGAACGATTATATGCAGTGGGGAAAATACCTGGAGGCTTTATTAAACGGGAAGGTCGTCCGAGTGAAAAAGCTATTTTAGCTAGTCGCTTAATTGACCGTCCAATTCGCCCGCTTTTTGCTGATGGTTTCCGTAATGATGTCCAAGTTATCAGCATTGTTATGAGTGTGGACCAGGATTGTTCTTCAGAGATGGCAGCGATGTTTGGATCTTCTTTAGCATTATGTACATCTGACATTCCATTCGAAGGACCAATTGCTGGTGTAATCGTTGGTAGAGTTGGCGGAGAGTTTGTAATTAATCCAAACGTAGAACAAGCTGAAAAAAGTGACATTCATTTAACCGTTGCTGGTACTAAGGATGCAATTAACATGGTTGAAGCTGGCGCAGATGAAGTATCTGAGGAAGTAATGCTAGAAGCTATCATGTATGGACATGAAGAAATCAAACGTCTCATTGAATTCCAAGAAAAAATTATGGCTGAAGCAGGCAAGGAAAAAAGAGAAGT
This Neobacillus sp. YX16 DNA region includes the following protein-coding sequences:
- the nusA gene encoding transcription termination factor NusA, which gives rise to MSSELLDALTILEREKGISRDVLIDAIEAALVSAYRRNFNQAQNVRIDLNLQSGSMRVFARKEVVDEVFDPRLEISLADARNINPNYVVEDVVEMEVTPKDFGRIAAQTAKQVVTQRVREAERGIIYSEFIDREEDIMTGIVQRLDSKFIYVSLGKIEALLPVNEQMPNERYKPHDRIKVFITKVEKTTKGPQIFVSRTHPGLLKRLFEIEVPEIYDGTVEIKSVAREAGDRSKISVHSDNNEVDPVGSCVGPKGTRVQAVVNELKGEKIDIVKWSDNPVIFVANSLSPSKVLDVMVNEAEKATTVVVPDYQLSLAIGKRGQNARLAAKLTGWKIDIKSETEARELGIYPREEMIRLFDDQVDVDFNEEEEKE
- a CDS encoding YlxR family protein; its protein translation is MNNRKKVPMRKCVATGEMKPKKELVRIVRSKEGEVSIDLTGKKSGRGAYLSKDKEAVLLAKKKNTLSNHLQVTIDESLYDELLDLIEKENRQSI
- a CDS encoding YlxQ family RNA-binding protein codes for the protein MNTNQWMSLLGLANRARKIISGEELSVKEIRSGKAKLVLLSADASANTTKKITDKCKSYEVPYKLVEDRHLLGQAIGKEARVVVAVLDNGFAKKLMTLLD
- the infB gene encoding translation initiation factor IF-2, which codes for MSKIRVYEYAKKHNISSKDVITKLKEMNIEVSNHMATIEDAAVVKLDATYNKNQSNPGQKQARPQQPNRQNQNPQQQGVKPQVQSKTSPKAFEDDDAKTTTPSKVKVASPPKTADTKKQNQQFQSKENKVFSAGKGNKKPFNNNNQNRNNNNNRKKNHTPVQQAQPQVRKVKDLPAKITFSDSLTVGEFAKKIYREPSEIIKKLFLLGVMATINQVLDKDAIELIASEYGVEVEEEIKIDTTDLEVYFTEDESENLVERPSVVTIMGHVDHGKTTLLDSIRHTKVTEGEAGGITQHIGAYQVVENGKKITFLDTPGHAAFTTMRARGAKITDITILVVAADDGVMPQTVEAINHAKAAEVPIIVAVNKMDKEAANADRVMQELTEHGLVSEAWGGDTIFVPLSAKTGEGIDNLLEMILLVSEVEEWKANPNRKAVGTVIEAQLDKGRGSVATLLVQNGTLKIGDPIVVGNTYGRVRAMVNDLGRRVKEAGPSTPVEITGLSDVPQAGDRFVVFDDEKTARQVGEARAQLALAAQRGEKSIVSLDNLFEQLKQGEMKDLNIILKADVQGSAEAVAASLQKIDVEGVNIKIIHSGAGAINESDITLASASNAIVIGFNVRPDVNAKRAAEQEKVDVRLHSIIYKVIEEIEAAMKGMLDPEFKEKVIGQAEIRQTFKVSKVGTIAGSYVTDGKITRDSGIRLIRNGVVIFEGNIDALKRFKDDAKEVAQGYECGITIKNFNDVKEGDIIEAYVMEEIERK
- a CDS encoding DUF503 family protein, producing the protein MIVGLALCECIIYDAHSLKDKRAVLQRILTRLKQKFNVSVSEVGYQDVWQRTKIAIVAVTSNRVMTELELQNALKLIDSFPEIERTITDIEWL
- the rbfA gene encoding 30S ribosome-binding factor RbfA → MSHRANRVGEQMKKELSDIIGRKIKDPRIGFVTVTDVQVTGDLQQAKVYISVLGDEEQKENTLKGLAKAKGFIRTEIGHRIRLRKTPEILFEWDESMDYGNRINSLIHQLHHEERSIEKNEEE
- the truB gene encoding tRNA pseudouridine(55) synthase TruB — translated: MEGILPLYKPAGLTSHDCIFRLRKILKTKKVGHTGTLDPDVTGVLPICIGKATKVAEYITDAGKSYEGEVTLGYSTTTEDASGEKVEEKKVVDTFSRKEILKVLESFTGEIEQTPPMYSAVKVNGTRLYEYARKGIEVERPTRKVTIYRLELLDEREEFSGETISFRFRVSCSKGTYIRTLAVMIGESLGYPAHMSNLIRVQSAAFTIDDCLTFEQIEKLMETGTISTCLRPLEMALSHLPKYIINDKVAEKVKNGALLPIPDYLINSNGPIIAQTEEGNALAIYSVHPNKPGLLKPVKVLRNDQG
- the ribF gene encoding bifunctional riboflavin kinase/FAD synthetase, whose amino-acid sequence is MEVIKLKFPLNIDKTEIPPLAMALGYFDGVHLGHQKVILEAKKQAHQKGLHTAVMTFDPHPSVVLRKNDKHVQYITPLAEKIKIIEELGIDYLFIVHFTTEFANLLPQEFIDQFVIDLNVKHVVAGFDFSYGRMGKGTMEVLPFHSREKFTFTIVEKLTSGNEKVSSTRIRQYIKDGRTAELPELLGRFYMTEGIVVHGDKRGRTIGFPTANVETNDEYILPPLGVYAVKIRIGEDWYEGVCNVGYKPTFNKEALRVSVEVHVFDFNKDIYGQVVVVEWHQYLRKEQKFSGIEELVSQIEKDKQNAIDYFNKRQC
- the rpsO gene encoding 30S ribosomal protein S15, with the translated sequence MAITQERKNELIAEYKTHDNDTGSAEVQIAVLTESINNLNEHLRTHKKDHHSRRGLLKMVGKRRNLLTYLRNKDVQRYRVLITKLGLRR